In Aerococcus loyolae, a genomic segment contains:
- a CDS encoding osmoprotectant ABC transporter substrate-binding protein yields the protein MKRIIKSILALFSVVLLSSCSLPGLSNAADADTITIASLGSTEAEIMGFIVEGMVEHYIPIDANRITNLGSSSMNHAALETGDANVASVRYTGTSLTGELGQEPITDPQLALEKVVKGFEEEFAQTWYPTYGFANTYAFMVRREDAEELGLEKVSDLEQYADSFKVGVDNSWLEREGDGYDGFIQTYGFDFDNLYPMAIGLVYTAIANGEIDVALGYSTDGRIISEDLKVLEDDRHLFPPYDASPVATNEIRARYPDLDKVMAKLAGTISNEEMQRLNFTADNYLLEPSTVAKEWLLRNNYFEDKEPYLEPVRKKEVE from the coding sequence ATGAAACGTATCATTAAAAGTATACTCGCTCTCTTTAGTGTCGTCTTATTGTCTAGTTGTTCCTTACCTGGTCTATCTAATGCTGCTGATGCCGATACCATAACTATTGCCAGTTTAGGAAGTACAGAAGCTGAAATTATGGGCTTCATCGTAGAAGGTATGGTAGAACACTATATCCCTATAGATGCCAATCGGATTACTAACCTCGGTTCCTCATCGATGAACCACGCCGCCCTTGAAACCGGAGATGCGAACGTGGCCTCAGTCCGTTATACAGGAACCAGCTTGACAGGTGAATTAGGTCAGGAACCGATCACCGATCCCCAACTGGCCCTTGAGAAAGTTGTTAAAGGCTTTGAAGAGGAATTTGCCCAAACCTGGTATCCTACTTATGGTTTCGCCAACACCTATGCCTTTATGGTAAGGCGAGAGGATGCGGAAGAATTGGGACTTGAAAAGGTCAGCGATTTAGAGCAATATGCGGATAGCTTTAAGGTAGGAGTTGATAACTCCTGGCTCGAACGCGAAGGGGATGGCTATGATGGCTTTATCCAAACTTACGGTTTTGACTTTGATAATCTTTACCCCATGGCCATCGGTTTGGTTTACACAGCCATAGCTAATGGAGAAATTGATGTTGCCTTAGGCTATTCAACCGATGGAAGAATCATCTCTGAAGATCTTAAAGTCTTAGAAGATGACAGACACCTATTTCCTCCATATGACGCTAGTCCTGTCGCTACTAATGAGATTCGTGCAAGATATCCAGATCTTGATAAGGTCATGGCCAAACTCGCTGGAACGATAAGTAATGAAGAGATGCAACGACTAAACTTTACCGCTGATAATTACTTATTAGAACCAAGTACAGTCGCTAAGGAATGGTTACTACGTAATAATTATTTTGAAGACAAAGAACCTTACTTAGAACCAGTCAGAAAAAAGGAGGTTGAATAG
- a CDS encoding helix-turn-helix transcriptional regulator, with protein MKNKLKSIRKEHKMTQQDLADLVGVSRQTINMVENNKYDPSLHLAMTIARYLNLHVEDIFLLEEDDS; from the coding sequence ATGAAAAATAAATTAAAAAGTATAAGAAAAGAACATAAGATGACCCAACAAGACTTGGCTGATTTAGTAGGGGTTTCCCGTCAAACCATCAATATGGTTGAAAATAATAAATATGATCCCTCCCTTCACTTAGCCATGACAATAGCCAGGTACTTGAATCTACATGTTGAAGATATCTTTCTTTTAGAAGAGGACGATTCATGA
- a CDS encoding ABC transporter ATP-binding protein, with product MMENILTIQDIEKRFGQEKILKNISLEIYEAEIVGLIGKNGSGKTTLFNIILDYLKASAGSYRWGNQLKPSELSNMISRPKFFDYLSAYENLYYFSRIRAIDPNRISEVLELVKLDGDENKQFRAFSLGMKQRLGIALCLLNQPKVLVLDEPFNGIDPEGIYDLSNLLLELNQRKNLSIFISSHVLEDLYNMCSRFIFIDEGRVIKDISKADLDHALTRKIFIRFDKVDQSLRNAFLDKFGKQRIDFNGNVIIIHSNDINEYEIHMWLNKNDINYKEINKNKQTMNEFFIKTIRGG from the coding sequence ATGATGGAAAATATACTAACTATTCAGGATATTGAAAAGAGATTCGGTCAGGAAAAAATTTTAAAGAATATATCACTAGAAATATATGAAGCTGAAATAGTAGGACTAATTGGTAAAAATGGTTCAGGTAAAACAACTTTATTTAATATTATCCTAGATTACCTCAAAGCCAGTGCCGGAAGTTATCGTTGGGGGAATCAGCTTAAGCCATCTGAGCTTTCTAATATGATTAGTCGACCAAAGTTTTTTGACTATTTAAGCGCATATGAAAACTTATATTATTTTTCTAGGATAAGAGCGATTGATCCCAATCGTATTAGTGAAGTGCTGGAGTTGGTTAAACTCGATGGAGATGAGAATAAACAGTTTCGTGCTTTTTCTTTAGGTATGAAGCAGCGTCTTGGAATTGCACTATGCTTACTTAACCAGCCCAAAGTTCTGGTTCTCGACGAACCTTTTAATGGTATTGATCCAGAAGGTATTTATGATCTTTCTAATTTACTATTAGAACTTAACCAAAGAAAAAATCTCTCAATATTTATAAGTAGCCATGTTTTAGAAGACTTATATAATATGTGTAGCCGCTTTATATTTATTGATGAGGGTAGGGTCATTAAGGATATCAGCAAGGCTGATTTGGACCACGCCTTAACTAGAAAAATTTTCATACGTTTTGATAAAGTCGACCAAAGCCTTAGAAATGCATTTCTTGATAAATTTGGAAAACAGCGGATTGACTTTAACGGTAATGTAATTATTATTCATAGCAATGACATTAACGAGTATGAAATACATATGTGGCTTAATAAGAATGATATTAATTACAAGGAAATTAATAAAAATAAACAGACCATGAATGAATTTTTTATTAAAACAATTAGAGGAGGATAG
- a CDS encoding DUF924 family protein translates to MDYNDVLDFWFKELDPKQWFNGGDQVDQLIIDNFSKLHGQVAAGEHADWRQEVEGRLAEIIVLDQFSRNIYRNSGQAYAYDNMALALAQEGIRHADLSGLTVEERGFFYMPFMHSESLKIHEQALELFASEPGLSHRLKYEKMHYDIIKEYGRYPYRNEYLGRENTPEEEEYLKHNDGF, encoded by the coding sequence ATGGATTATAATGATGTACTCGATTTTTGGTTTAAGGAACTTGATCCCAAACAATGGTTTAACGGTGGCGACCAAGTTGATCAATTAATTATAGATAATTTTTCTAAGCTACATGGACAAGTTGCTGCTGGTGAACACGCAGATTGGCGTCAAGAGGTTGAAGGTAGACTGGCTGAAATTATTGTCTTAGACCAGTTCTCCCGTAATATTTACCGGAATAGTGGCCAAGCCTACGCTTACGACAATATGGCCCTTGCTTTAGCTCAAGAAGGAATAAGGCATGCTGATTTAAGTGGGCTAACAGTTGAAGAACGTGGTTTCTTCTATATGCCCTTTATGCATTCGGAATCGCTTAAAATTCATGAACAAGCTCTCGAACTTTTTGCTTCTGAGCCCGGTCTAAGCCATCGCTTAAAATACGAAAAAATGCATTATGATATCATTAAAGAATATGGCCGTTATCCCTATCGCAATGAATATTTAGGTCGTGAAAATACTCCTGAGGAAGAGGAATACTTAAAACATAATGATGGCTTTTAA
- a CDS encoding ABC transporter permease has translation MIEFLQQEGDEILRLLGQHISISLISLGLGIIVAIPLGIFLSQHQKYAGGIISLVSILQTIPTMALLALMIPFFGVGRTPSIIALFLYSLLPILRNTYLGMTSVSADLLDAGKGMGLTPWQLIWKVQLPLATPVIMAGVRLSAVYVIAWTTLAAYIGGGGLGEMIFNGLNLFRADLIFGGTIPVTILALVVDYIMGKIEQWSSPQMSSKEEAA, from the coding sequence ATGATAGAGTTTTTACAACAAGAAGGCGATGAAATTTTAAGACTTTTAGGCCAGCACATTAGTATTTCCCTCATTTCCTTAGGATTAGGAATCATCGTTGCTATTCCTTTGGGAATCTTTCTATCTCAACATCAAAAATATGCTGGTGGTATTATTAGTTTAGTCAGTATCTTACAAACTATTCCCACTATGGCACTTTTAGCCTTAATGATTCCTTTCTTTGGTGTGGGAAGGACACCATCGATTATTGCCTTATTTCTCTATTCCTTACTGCCCATTCTTAGAAATACTTATTTAGGAATGACTTCGGTAAGTGCTGATCTCTTAGATGCAGGTAAGGGAATGGGTTTGACCCCTTGGCAATTAATTTGGAAGGTGCAACTTCCCTTAGCGACGCCCGTGATTATGGCTGGGGTGCGTTTATCAGCGGTCTATGTGATTGCATGGACCACTTTAGCTGCCTATATCGGCGGAGGCGGCTTAGGAGAAATGATCTTTAATGGTCTCAACCTCTTTAGAGCAGATCTAATCTTTGGAGGAACCATCCCAGTAACCATACTCGCCTTAGTGGTTGATTACATCATGGGCAAGATTGAACAATGGTCCTCACCACAAATGTCATCAAAAGAGGAGGCGGCTTAA
- the folP gene encoding dihydropteroate synthase, whose product MHSFVLRDGRKIDFQQTEIMGIINITKNSFYKESRVSEENLMQRVDQFIQEGAFILDIGAESTRPGIDPVDEQTEIQNIQRAVSMIREKYPNILLSIDTYRATTAEAAILAGADIINDISGLTFDERMADVVAKYQVPIIIMHIKGKPKDMQNDPHYDDLITEVEEFFDQQIQLALDHGIQRDKIILDPGIGFGKNYEHNVSLIKNIDFMKKYQLPILLAVSRKTFIGQRLGGLEPSERLEGTIAVSCFAAMKGIEMVRVHDVKENLRAIRVMELFK is encoded by the coding sequence ATGCATAGTTTTGTTTTAAGAGATGGTAGAAAAATTGATTTTCAGCAAACTGAAATTATGGGAATTATTAATATTACTAAAAATTCATTTTACAAAGAATCTCGTGTTTCAGAAGAAAATTTAATGCAGAGGGTAGATCAGTTTATTCAAGAAGGTGCCTTTATTTTAGATATTGGAGCAGAATCAACACGTCCCGGCATTGATCCAGTTGATGAGCAGACTGAAATCCAAAATATCCAAAGAGCTGTAAGTATGATTAGAGAAAAATACCCTAACATCTTATTGTCTATTGACACTTATCGGGCCACAACGGCGGAAGCAGCTATATTAGCTGGTGCGGATATTATTAATGATATCTCTGGACTCACTTTTGATGAAAGAATGGCTGATGTAGTTGCTAAATATCAAGTGCCCATAATTATTATGCATATAAAAGGCAAACCTAAAGACATGCAAAATGATCCGCATTACGATGACTTAATTACTGAAGTAGAAGAATTTTTCGACCAGCAAATTCAATTAGCCCTTGATCACGGCATTCAAAGAGATAAGATTATCCTAGACCCTGGTATTGGCTTTGGTAAAAACTATGAGCACAATGTTAGTTTAATTAAGAATATTGACTTTATGAAAAAATATCAGCTTCCTATTCTTTTGGCAGTATCCAGGAAAACCTTTATCGGTCAACGTTTGGGAGGCTTAGAGCCTAGTGAGCGTCTAGAAGGGACAATTGCTGTTTCCTGTTTTGCAGCCATGAAAGGAATAGAAATGGTGCGGGTTCACGATGTTAAAGAAAATTTACGTGCGATTCGGGTGATGGAGTTATTTAAATGA
- a CDS encoding LD-carboxypeptidase yields MQEIALVALSNGLSIKQKESLENLIKLLENLSLKVHYQEDALFSDSKVGAVNAKQRAEIVNQYFKNPAIDYIFDLSGGDIANETICYLDYKAIKNSSCKLFGYSDLTTVINAIYSQTGKSSVLFQVRHLVDKSSNKQFEAFTSLLKNTKTNKLVNKYIQKNSEFIQGSSMKGLVLGGNIRCFLKLAGTPYWPDLKGNILFLESFSGLEGRIRTYLAQLQQLAVFEEISGLILGSFTEFDSKIGRDYLLDIVKEYVNPELPLVSTESIGHQKDSLPLIIGQELSLKTQLD; encoded by the coding sequence ATGCAAGAAATTGCCTTAGTTGCCTTATCCAATGGGCTGAGTATCAAACAGAAAGAATCGTTAGAAAACTTAATCAAACTGTTAGAAAATCTTTCTCTCAAGGTTCACTACCAAGAGGATGCCTTATTCAGTGACTCTAAAGTTGGAGCAGTTAATGCTAAACAACGCGCTGAAATTGTTAACCAATATTTTAAAAATCCCGCAATTGATTATATCTTTGACTTATCTGGCGGGGATATTGCTAATGAAACAATTTGCTATTTGGATTATAAAGCAATTAAAAATTCGTCATGCAAATTATTTGGCTATTCCGATTTAACTACCGTCATTAACGCCATTTATAGTCAAACAGGTAAAAGTTCTGTACTTTTTCAGGTACGCCATTTAGTTGACAAAAGTAGTAATAAGCAATTTGAGGCTTTTACCAGCCTTTTAAAGAATACTAAGACAAATAAGCTAGTAAACAAATATATCCAAAAAAATTCTGAATTTATTCAGGGAAGTTCCATGAAGGGGCTAGTATTAGGTGGTAATATACGCTGTTTCTTAAAGTTAGCCGGTACTCCATATTGGCCAGATTTAAAGGGGAATATTTTATTTTTAGAAAGTTTTTCTGGCTTGGAAGGTCGTATAAGAACTTATTTAGCTCAATTGCAACAATTAGCTGTTTTTGAAGAAATTAGCGGCTTAATATTAGGGTCCTTTACCGAATTCGATAGTAAAATAGGTAGAGATTATCTATTAGATATTGTTAAAGAGTATGTCAATCCCGAACTTCCATTAGTATCGACGGAATCTATTGGCCATCAAAAAGATTCTTTGCCCCTAATTATTGGTCAAGAGCTATCCTTAAAGACCCAATTGGATTAA
- a CDS encoding GntP family permease, with translation MEVIGIIGLIVAIISVIYLSFKGLSMVVAAPLSALIIILCNQMDIFGSLIGPENSYMAGLAGFLIKNFGIFILGAILGQYMDKSGATVSIANFILDKVGTESAYKVLVALTFIGALLTFGGISIFVVFFTLIPLARPIFKKLDINWKLLSIPLYLGAGTFTMSMIPGTPSVQNAIPTTTLGTSLTAAPVLGIISTVVMLGFGLWYMKYELDKSQAKGEGFYSYLEGDTSHIEEDVVEHSDNDLPSFVTSIIPLVILIATIMIFSNVDNIILIALTMSIVLSAFLFKSYLPKQTEVLNAGATGSVGSSFGAASAVAFGAVLTSAPTFDAIKQAILNIPGPPLVSLAVATAILSGVMAASGAIGTVITQLAPTYLSMGIPAEIIHRIVVIGGGVITVVPQSGVVLTFNNISGLDFKHGFKEAFIVSNGGFLLSLIVTVIVAQIFYL, from the coding sequence ATGGAAGTTATTGGTATCATTGGGCTAATTGTAGCCATAATTAGCGTCATTTACCTTTCATTTAAAGGTTTAAGCATGGTAGTGGCAGCGCCACTATCTGCTTTAATTATTATCTTATGTAACCAAATGGATATCTTTGGGTCATTAATTGGTCCAGAAAATTCCTATATGGCCGGATTGGCTGGCTTTTTAATTAAGAACTTCGGGATTTTCATCCTGGGTGCTATTTTAGGCCAATACATGGATAAAAGTGGAGCAACTGTTTCTATCGCTAACTTTATCTTAGATAAAGTCGGAACTGAAAGTGCCTATAAAGTGCTGGTAGCCTTAACCTTTATCGGGGCCTTATTAACCTTTGGTGGTATTAGTATTTTTGTGGTTTTCTTTACTTTAATTCCTCTTGCCAGACCGATTTTTAAGAAATTAGACATTAACTGGAAATTATTATCTATTCCGTTATATTTAGGAGCCGGGACCTTTACCATGTCCATGATTCCGGGGACTCCATCCGTACAAAATGCTATTCCTACAACGACACTTGGCACGAGCTTAACGGCTGCTCCAGTGCTTGGGATTATTTCTACTGTTGTCATGCTGGGCTTTGGTCTATGGTATATGAAATACGAACTCGACAAGAGTCAAGCAAAAGGGGAAGGTTTCTATTCATATCTTGAAGGAGATACAAGTCATATCGAAGAGGATGTCGTTGAACATTCTGATAATGACTTACCATCCTTTGTGACCAGTATTATTCCTTTGGTAATTCTAATTGCAACTATTATGATATTTTCAAATGTTGATAATATTATCTTAATTGCCTTAACCATGAGCATTGTGCTATCAGCATTCTTATTCAAGTCCTATTTACCTAAGCAAACAGAAGTCTTAAATGCTGGGGCAACCGGCTCAGTTGGCTCTTCCTTTGGGGCAGCAAGTGCTGTGGCCTTTGGGGCGGTATTAACCAGTGCACCAACCTTTGACGCGATTAAACAAGCCATCCTTAATATTCCTGGACCACCATTAGTTAGTTTAGCGGTTGCAACTGCTATTCTTTCAGGGGTAATGGCTGCTTCAGGTGCCATTGGGACAGTTATTACCCAATTAGCACCAACTTACTTATCAATGGGGATTCCAGCTGAAATTATCCACCGTATCGTTGTTATTGGTGGTGGAGTAATTACAGTTGTTCCTCAATCAGGAGTTGTCTTAACCTTTAACAATATTAGTGGTTTAGACTTCAAACATGGTTTTAAAGAAGCATTTATTGTAAGTAACGGTGGCTTCTTATTATCCTTAATCGTTACTGTCATTGTGGCACAAATCTTCTACTTGTAA
- the folK gene encoding 2-amino-4-hydroxy-6-hydroxymethyldihydropteridine diphosphokinase, producing MKTTVYLAIGSNLGELSKNLDQAVQAVDALEGTKVTKRSANLSNAAYGVTDQDDFLNGVIEIITNLAPLDLLKAIKKIEKEMGRTETYRWGPRLIDIDIIFYGDIVLDSQELTIPHIDMVNRDFVLGPLKEIAPNKKHPIYKKTVSELYQDLIDRNQ from the coding sequence ATGAAAACAACAGTATATTTAGCTATTGGTTCTAATTTAGGAGAGCTCAGCAAGAATCTAGATCAAGCTGTGCAAGCCGTTGATGCCTTGGAAGGCACAAAAGTCACTAAAAGATCAGCCAATTTATCTAATGCCGCTTACGGGGTTACTGATCAGGATGATTTTCTCAATGGAGTTATCGAAATCATAACGAATTTAGCTCCCTTGGATTTATTAAAAGCTATAAAGAAGATTGAAAAAGAAATGGGGCGTACAGAGACCTATCGATGGGGTCCACGTCTGATAGATATCGATATTATCTTTTACGGAGATATAGTCTTGGATAGCCAAGAATTGACGATTCCACATATCGACATGGTCAATCGTGACTTTGTCTTAGGACCTTTAAAAGAAATCGCTCCTAATAAAAAGCATCCTATCTACAAAAAGACGGTAAGCGAATTGTACCAAGACTTAATTGATCGTAATCAATAA
- a CDS encoding ABC transporter permease, with translation MADITDLSVWQQLLYYYSENSSYVISQFFQQMLMALYGTIFACLLAIPLGFYIARREKLANVVISIANIIQTVPALALLSVLMLYLGLGSNLVVLTVFLYSLLPILRNTYTGVRNIDAGIIDVGKGMGMTKMQVVLKVEFPLAFPVILGGIRNAFITAIGIATIGTFVGAGGLGSILTRGVNASEGTSIILAGVIPIALMSIVADYLMELLERRLSPNASKNK, from the coding sequence ATGGCTGATATTACGGATTTAAGCGTATGGCAACAATTACTCTATTATTATTCAGAAAACAGTTCTTATGTCATAAGCCAATTCTTTCAACAGATGCTAATGGCCTTATACGGCACTATATTTGCCTGCTTATTAGCTATCCCACTAGGTTTTTATATTGCTAGACGGGAAAAACTGGCCAATGTCGTGATTAGTATCGCTAATATTATTCAAACCGTTCCTGCCCTGGCTCTATTGTCTGTATTGATGCTTTACTTAGGACTAGGGTCGAATCTGGTGGTTTTAACCGTCTTCCTCTATTCCTTATTGCCTATTTTGCGCAATACCTATACAGGAGTTAGAAATATCGATGCCGGCATCATTGATGTTGGTAAGGGCATGGGGATGACAAAGATGCAAGTGGTTCTGAAAGTTGAATTTCCCTTAGCCTTTCCAGTCATTTTAGGGGGCATTCGCAATGCCTTCATTACTGCCATTGGGATTGCTACCATTGGTACCTTTGTAGGGGCAGGGGGCTTAGGTTCCATTTTAACCCGAGGTGTTAATGCTTCAGAAGGAACCAGTATTATCTTAGCTGGAGTAATCCCGATTGCCTTAATGTCTATCGTGGCTGATTATCTGATGGAATTGCTTGAAAGACGGCTCAGTCCTAATGCAAGTAAGAATAAATAA
- a CDS encoding ATP-binding cassette domain-containing protein — MKSIYGKLRKDIFIYAFLTCLLSVAMVSEAYLMQFIIDAINLGESRYIIVSLLTIAFILVQTLIYYFQQLLTAILSKKSAYVFRKQIFANIQKVPLDLLTGEKNDKLLASLTTQIDQVEANYFYSIYWGGYLICQLLVAIIVSFYFNPILSILSIFLSLPNLLVAFLFKNSLEEKQEELIEETNSSVATIQDLIEGTTDWRVANKELNIFKLFESKTLKLLKKQVQVEQSQYTVISLNQLFSNLLYFGSWIIGGLLIIHGELTLGGMIAFSQLLARIAFPIYTSSDLLAKYISGKKVLETLSQEFIEVDQASHTVKDFNVISLDQFSLKNRKGSKALNVSFEKNKKYLLKGKSGIGKTTILRAILRERNDYKGSVKIDGLDVRTIRESNIFEHIGYVPQQPHVFSASLKDNLTLFSNNYTNDELYEVLNFVELKQWSNEESLNMLLSSEAVKLSGGEAKRVCLARALLMKKEILLLDEFSAGIDYETLLKIENKLIHLDKTLIYVTHVDIYRSGKQFDEVIDLNQYFAS; from the coding sequence ATGAAATCTATTTACGGAAAATTAAGAAAAGATATTTTTATCTATGCCTTTCTCACATGTTTATTATCTGTAGCCATGGTCAGTGAAGCTTATTTGATGCAATTTATTATTGATGCTATAAACTTAGGTGAAAGTAGATATATTATCGTATCTCTTTTGACCATTGCTTTTATATTAGTTCAAACACTGATCTATTATTTCCAGCAATTATTAACGGCCATATTAAGTAAAAAGTCAGCCTATGTTTTTCGCAAACAGATTTTTGCAAACATTCAAAAAGTACCGCTTGATTTACTAACTGGAGAAAAGAATGATAAACTTTTAGCTTCTTTAACCACACAAATTGATCAAGTCGAAGCCAATTATTTTTACTCGATTTATTGGGGCGGCTATCTCATTTGCCAGCTACTTGTAGCGATTATTGTTTCTTTTTACTTTAATCCTATACTGTCTATCTTATCGATTTTTCTAAGTCTTCCTAATTTATTGGTGGCCTTTTTATTTAAAAATAGCTTAGAAGAAAAGCAAGAGGAACTTATAGAAGAAACTAACTCATCAGTAGCTACTATTCAAGATTTAATTGAAGGAACTACTGACTGGCGTGTAGCTAATAAAGAATTAAATATTTTTAAGCTTTTCGAAAGCAAAACCTTAAAGCTTTTAAAGAAACAGGTGCAAGTTGAACAATCACAATATACGGTTATCAGCTTGAATCAATTGTTTTCAAATCTTCTCTATTTTGGATCTTGGATCATCGGTGGTCTATTGATTATCCATGGAGAACTCACACTAGGGGGAATGATAGCATTCTCTCAATTGCTAGCGAGAATTGCCTTTCCTATATATACTTCCTCTGATTTACTAGCAAAATATATTAGTGGTAAAAAGGTTTTAGAGACACTTTCCCAAGAATTTATCGAAGTCGATCAAGCAAGTCATACAGTGAAAGACTTTAATGTCATTTCCCTTGATCAATTTTCCTTAAAAAATAGAAAGGGCAGTAAGGCGCTTAATGTTTCCTTTGAGAAAAATAAAAAGTATTTACTAAAAGGGAAGAGCGGTATTGGCAAGACAACAATCCTGAGGGCTATTTTAAGAGAGCGAAATGACTATAAGGGCAGCGTTAAAATAGACGGCCTTGATGTTAGAACTATTAGGGAAAGTAATATTTTTGAACATATCGGCTATGTCCCACAACAGCCCCATGTATTTAGTGCTAGTTTGAAGGATAATCTGACCCTATTTTCAAATAATTATACTAATGACGAGTTATATGAAGTTTTAAATTTTGTTGAATTAAAGCAATGGTCTAATGAAGAAAGTTTAAACATGTTGCTTTCTAGTGAAGCTGTAAAACTTTCTGGTGGAGAGGCTAAAAGAGTCTGCCTGGCCCGCGCCTTACTGATGAAGAAGGAAATTCTATTATTAGATGAATTCTCTGCTGGTATCGATTATGAAACCTTATTAAAAATAGAAAACAAACTAATCCATTTAGATAAAACCCTTATTTATGTAACCCATGTCGATATTTATCGATCGGGTAAACAATTTGATGAAGTGATTGATTTAAATCAGTATTTTGCTAGCTGA
- a CDS encoding alpha/beta fold hydrolase, protein MTATNYTVRYNVFSDIPVLEVFMEGQGNKLKDFIIGYHGWTNVKESILTQAIAFAKAGFHVVIPDAYLHGQRRPNNYQYQMANDLASVLKHNVDEFPRLVQAIREAYSVNHLAIFGTSMGGLTTGLIIAKYGQKLDGAVQYIAAIDAVEQLGQLYSQDQDSHGVNEDLAFIRSWNLADHLDQLEGLPFFVYNGGKDNWINTDINRQLIPKIQANNEKVNIAYQIYEEEDHWVPYDIIEKSVDFIQNNI, encoded by the coding sequence ATGACGGCTACAAATTATACTGTCCGTTATAATGTCTTTTCTGATATTCCTGTCTTAGAGGTATTTATGGAAGGGCAGGGTAATAAATTAAAGGACTTTATTATCGGCTATCACGGCTGGACTAATGTCAAAGAATCGATACTAACCCAAGCCATCGCTTTTGCTAAGGCAGGCTTTCATGTGGTTATTCCTGATGCCTACCTCCATGGACAACGACGACCCAATAATTACCAATACCAAATGGCAAATGACCTGGCATCTGTTTTAAAGCATAATGTAGATGAATTTCCACGCTTAGTTCAGGCAATAAGAGAGGCTTATAGTGTGAACCACCTGGCTATTTTTGGGACTTCAATGGGAGGATTGACAACAGGTTTAATCATTGCTAAGTATGGTCAAAAATTAGATGGGGCAGTCCAATACATTGCTGCCATTGATGCAGTTGAGCAATTAGGTCAGCTATATAGCCAAGATCAAGACAGTCACGGTGTAAATGAAGACTTAGCCTTTATCCGTAGCTGGAACCTAGCCGACCATCTCGATCAGCTAGAGGGTCTGCCTTTCTTTGTTTACAATGGGGGCAAGGATAACTGGATAAATACAGATATTAATCGCCAGCTTATCCCAAAAATACAAGCGAATAATGAGAAAGTTAATATCGCTTATCAGATTTATGAGGAAGAAGACCACTGGGTTCCTTATGATATTATTGAAAAATCGGTCGATTTTATCCAAAATAATATATAG